The following are encoded together in the Neofelis nebulosa isolate mNeoNeb1 chromosome 9, mNeoNeb1.pri, whole genome shotgun sequence genome:
- the LOC131485334 gene encoding probable cystatin-15 isoform X2 codes for MLLKAPLLLGLITLVSHVCSSDFVDISKRANHFALCVEFAVFHFNQVYPDEYAYKLLWVRRSQRKFTLIYLMELELGQTICSKQDEDLENCPLQEGPREKKVDCTFVVDIRPWLSQFSLLNSTCVQK; via the exons ATGCTCCTGAAGGCACCTTTGCTTCTGGGGCTCATTACACTGGTGTCTCATGTCTGTAGTTCTGACTTTGTGGACATTAGTAAGAGAGCAAATCACTTTGCCCTGTGTGTGGAGTTTGCAGTGTTCCATTTCAACCAAGTCTATCCAGATGAGTATGCATACAAGTTGCTGTGGGTACGGCGAAGCCAGCGCAAG TTTACTTTGATATATTTAATGGAGTTGGAGTTGGGCCAAACCATTTGCTCAAAACAGGATGAAGACCTGGAAAACTGTCCCTTACAAGAAGGCCCGAGAGAGAAAAAG gtGGACTGCACCTTTGTTGTGGATATCAGACCATGGCTTTCCCAGTTCTCCCTCCTGAACAGCACCTGTGTGCAGAAATAG
- the LOC131485334 gene encoding probable cystatin-15 isoform X1 — MLLKAPLLLGLITLVSHVCSSDFVDISKRANHFALCVEFAVFHFNQVYPDEYAYKLLWVRRSQRKQFTLIYLMELELGQTICSKQDEDLENCPLQEGPREKKVDCTFVVDIRPWLSQFSLLNSTCVQK, encoded by the exons ATGCTCCTGAAGGCACCTTTGCTTCTGGGGCTCATTACACTGGTGTCTCATGTCTGTAGTTCTGACTTTGTGGACATTAGTAAGAGAGCAAATCACTTTGCCCTGTGTGTGGAGTTTGCAGTGTTCCATTTCAACCAAGTCTATCCAGATGAGTATGCATACAAGTTGCTGTGGGTACGGCGAAGCCAGCGCAAG CAGTTTACTTTGATATATTTAATGGAGTTGGAGTTGGGCCAAACCATTTGCTCAAAACAGGATGAAGACCTGGAAAACTGTCCCTTACAAGAAGGCCCGAGAGAGAAAAAG gtGGACTGCACCTTTGTTGTGGATATCAGACCATGGCTTTCCCAGTTCTCCCTCCTGAACAGCACCTGTGTGCAGAAATAG